One genomic segment of Hallerella porci includes these proteins:
- a CDS encoding YkgJ family cysteine cluster protein → MNDNLEYFPSPAYKHAVLRMRGLLHAEKSRLENIAKEKCREHAFAEDNFEEELPQIREFSVAYHAAFMRYLAAVLPQHPNGVQCKAGCGNCCHHFPMSVEPFELVEFYSEVRKRSDLISYLEECHFRTREYYALLKKGEELGEEDPEDYALIQYFNKSFACPFILKNGSCGIYPERPVTCRMYFSETPGTFCVPEHLLTEKNKSFIIYLPDDIEDLIAEVSAHYQELSLPEGLYEGVLAMNAFEQAFAKAENSAQENPHVG, encoded by the coding sequence GTGAATGATAACTTGGAATATTTCCCATCGCCTGCGTATAAACACGCCGTTCTGCGGATGCGCGGACTTCTCCATGCCGAAAAATCGCGCTTAGAAAATATCGCGAAAGAAAAGTGTCGTGAACACGCCTTTGCCGAAGATAATTTCGAAGAGGAATTGCCGCAGATTCGAGAATTTAGCGTCGCTTATCACGCCGCATTTATGCGTTACCTCGCCGCTGTTTTACCGCAACATCCAAACGGAGTCCAGTGCAAAGCGGGCTGCGGAAATTGCTGTCATCATTTTCCGATGTCGGTAGAACCGTTCGAGTTGGTCGAATTTTACAGCGAAGTGCGCAAACGCTCCGATTTAATTTCGTATTTAGAAGAATGTCATTTTCGGACGCGGGAATATTATGCGCTGCTCAAAAAGGGCGAAGAACTCGGTGAAGAAGACCCCGAAGATTATGCGCTCATTCAATACTTCAACAAAAGTTTTGCGTGCCCGTTCATCTTAAAAAACGGAAGCTGCGGCATTTATCCCGAACGGCCTGTCACGTGTCGAATGTATTTCAGCGAAACGCCGGGAACTTTCTGCGTGCCCGAACATTTGCTCACGGAAAAGAATAAAAGTTTCATCATTTATTTGCCCGATGACATTGAAGATTTAATCGCAGAAGTTTCCGCGCATTATCAAGAATTATCGCTTCCCGAAGGCCTTTACGAGGGCGTTCTCGCGATGAATGCTTTTGAGCAGGCATTCGCCAAAGCAGAAAATTCGGCACAGGAAAATCCTCATGTCGGATGA
- the ung gene encoding uracil-DNA glycosylase, with protein MIKLDPSWLEMLKDQFEMPYFLHLKEVLLEEKKKFTIYPPGSKIFAALDECPVDKVKAVIIGQDPYHNPGQANGLCFSVADGVQPPPSLVNIFKELHDDLGIPIPQSGNLEKWAREGVLLLNASLTVRAHQAASHSQIGWQEFTDTIIQRLSETKENLVFLLWGSFAIRKKALIAPNHGHCILEAPHPSPLSAYRGFFGCRHFSQANAFLRSKGIAEIDWTP; from the coding sequence ATGATTAAACTCGATCCTTCTTGGCTTGAAATGCTCAAAGACCAATTTGAAATGCCTTATTTTTTGCATCTCAAAGAAGTCCTTCTCGAAGAAAAAAAGAAATTTACCATCTATCCGCCGGGTTCAAAAATTTTTGCAGCTCTCGACGAATGCCCCGTGGACAAAGTTAAAGCGGTCATCATCGGGCAAGATCCTTACCACAATCCCGGTCAAGCCAACGGTCTTTGTTTTTCTGTCGCCGACGGCGTGCAGCCGCCACCCTCTCTCGTCAACATTTTTAAAGAACTTCACGATGACTTGGGCATCCCCATTCCGCAGAGCGGGAACCTTGAAAAATGGGCCCGCGAAGGAGTTCTCTTGCTCAATGCGAGTTTAACTGTCCGCGCCCATCAAGCGGCTTCGCATTCTCAAATCGGCTGGCAAGAATTTACCGATACCATTATCCAACGCCTTTCCGAAACAAAAGAAAACTTGGTATTTCTCCTTTGGGGAAGCTTCGCCATCCGCAAGAAAGCGCTTATCGCACCGAACCATGGCCACTGCATTCTCGAAGCCCCGCACCCGAGTCCCCTTTCTGCTTACCGCGGATTTTTCGGCTGCCGCCACTTTAGTCAGGCAAACGCCTTCCTTCGAAGCAAAGGAATCGCAGAAATTGACTGGACACCTTGA
- a CDS encoding FISUMP domain-containing protein: MKSIKLLTILSVAFFASIFTSCSDNSSSADGNSFDAAEVCPTEGTNAYGEPNRGTFTDARDGQVYKYTTIGNQVWIAQNLNFDDGMSPCADTLCTIEKGRIYTTVTAQTACPTGWHLPSAEEWQVLLASVGGIENAGYHLKATEGWVPLNPGWQSNGTDECGFAVKPIPVNGVLGNGDGGKKRDGFIALLWTSTPADYTWYAVEFQTQNLHAVFADDRVGYLSVRCVRD; encoded by the coding sequence ATGAAATCAATCAAACTTTTAACAATTCTTTCAGTGGCATTCTTTGCCTCCATATTTACATCCTGCTCGGATAACAGCTCCTCTGCCGATGGCAATTCCTTTGACGCAGCTGAAGTCTGTCCGACTGAAGGCACAAACGCCTACGGCGAACCTAACCGCGGCACTTTTACAGACGCGCGCGATGGACAAGTGTACAAATACACAACGATAGGAAATCAAGTCTGGATAGCTCAAAATTTAAATTTTGATGATGGAATGTCCCCCTGTGCAGACACTCTCTGCACTATAGAAAAAGGTCGTATCTATACAACAGTAACTGCCCAAACAGCTTGTCCAACCGGCTGGCATTTGCCAAGTGCCGAAGAATGGCAAGTTCTTTTAGCAAGTGTGGGTGGCATTGAGAATGCGGGATACCATTTAAAAGCTACGGAAGGTTGGGTTCCTCTGAATCCAGGTTGGCAATCCAATGGAACTGATGAGTGCGGCTTTGCAGTAAAACCAATTCCGGTTAATGGTGTACTTGGAAATGGTGACGGTGGGAAAAAACGTGATGGTTTCATTGCTTTGCTTTGGACTAGCACTCCGGCTGACTATACATGGTATGCAGTTGAATTTCAAACACAGAATTTACATGCTGTGTTTGCAGATGACCGTGTGGGATATCTATCAGTTCGTTGCGTAAGGGATTAG
- a CDS encoding LamG domain-containing protein, protein MIAEDLGHNTDNVVKQTEKLYPFPSTLVLWYPLGEGSGNIGYEVMTKDEPKRMHMDLASIANPWHASYGVRLYKAADSASSRYKLAALDSLRPFSFELNYTPGHTQRAEWSILSFVGDNEWTFGLGTYNRYFIKVHSKMFYFNAKRDPGISTHIVVVVDGKNASLYKNGSHVETIKLDDELYYGGNGKLSIGARNGVNSAVGNISNLRLYSSALTAAQVKSLFSGLIGEDNFNIKTVRAVSIENRNGLAVDQSCSAPGKAYLHQDTFDDSGTMTWNVDVNADNYALYLLHRNYISEESKVEVLVDGTSVGLFKLTSTGLWKNERVLDFNRYLTAGTHEVTIRPLGNLGIAALSLVSTNANLDASLVNYDESSWTNPEPKATVLMKYEPVDDRKWAQVRFDIRNMTDKALENARIRYYYKGEGENVNAVSFYPGSPMRVINDAGSVFYAELSLTEAIAAYNSAYFGQGPLIGLHRLSLPNNHFPYWEISDDPSYLAEAKTDFTNATGVALLDSDGNLLNEFSCYDEDGPMQKAKVKVRAMAKDVELGSQSASNVAVYVENVGSTPVDSFEVRYYFRDTAETIADIHWNEFAASKNANAGGDLNYISFVYNVILNPGEKSDYGNGVQFALHHPGWTNDFDAHDDPSHHNLKSNAMAEADSILILDKLGNLLWGGAPEPCFSTGYVTHETYEELVHREGDVVCVNIEKSDYYILETVNAIGIPQKTLYKGTWDAGEHSVTVNMHSIQPSSFIVLRKGSEILSWKLLN, encoded by the coding sequence GTGATTGCCGAGGATCTTGGACACAATACAGACAATGTTGTAAAACAGACCGAAAAACTTTACCCGTTCCCGTCGACACTAGTCCTATGGTATCCGCTGGGCGAAGGCTCCGGAAACATCGGCTATGAGGTAATGACAAAGGACGAACCCAAGCGAATGCACATGGATCTCGCCTCCATCGCAAATCCATGGCATGCAAGCTATGGTGTGCGCCTGTACAAAGCGGCCGACTCCGCAAGCAGTAGATACAAACTCGCCGCGTTGGATTCGCTTCGTCCGTTCAGCTTCGAGCTCAATTACACTCCGGGCCATACCCAAAGGGCGGAGTGGTCCATTCTCAGTTTTGTAGGCGATAACGAATGGACATTTGGCCTAGGCACCTACAATCGTTACTTTATCAAAGTTCACTCAAAAATGTTCTACTTCAACGCCAAGCGAGACCCCGGCATATCGACCCACATCGTCGTTGTCGTCGATGGAAAAAATGCGAGCCTCTATAAAAATGGAAGCCACGTCGAAACGATAAAACTTGATGACGAACTGTATTATGGCGGAAACGGTAAACTCTCCATTGGTGCGCGCAACGGCGTAAACAGTGCCGTCGGAAACATTTCCAACTTGCGGCTCTATTCGTCCGCACTCACGGCAGCACAGGTTAAAAGCCTTTTCAGCGGATTGATTGGCGAAGACAACTTCAACATCAAAACGGTTCGCGCAGTCTCGATAGAAAACAGAAACGGCCTTGCTGTAGACCAGTCCTGCTCGGCACCGGGCAAAGCTTACCTGCATCAAGACACCTTTGACGACAGCGGGACGATGACATGGAATGTCGATGTAAACGCCGACAACTACGCGCTCTACCTGCTCCACCGAAATTACATTTCCGAGGAATCGAAGGTGGAAGTCCTTGTAGACGGAACATCCGTCGGCCTCTTCAAATTGACATCGACTGGATTATGGAAAAACGAACGAGTTCTAGATTTCAACCGCTATCTAACTGCAGGAACGCACGAAGTTACCATTCGACCTTTGGGCAATTTGGGCATAGCCGCATTGTCACTGGTAAGCACGAACGCTAATTTGGATGCAAGCCTTGTCAATTATGATGAATCCTCGTGGACAAATCCGGAACCGAAGGCGACAGTGCTCATGAAGTACGAACCCGTAGACGACAGAAAATGGGCGCAGGTCCGCTTTGACATCCGCAACATGACGGACAAGGCTTTGGAAAACGCTCGCATCCGCTACTACTACAAGGGCGAGGGCGAAAATGTGAATGCGGTGTCGTTCTATCCGGGGTCGCCCATGCGCGTGATCAACGACGCAGGTTCCGTGTTCTACGCTGAGCTTTCACTTACCGAGGCGATTGCGGCTTACAATTCCGCCTATTTCGGACAAGGTCCCTTGATCGGGCTTCACCGTCTGTCGTTGCCCAACAACCACTTCCCCTACTGGGAAATTTCTGACGACCCGAGCTACCTTGCCGAAGCGAAAACGGATTTTACGAACGCAACGGGAGTCGCCCTGCTGGATTCCGACGGAAACCTGTTGAACGAGTTCAGCTGCTATGACGAAGATGGCCCTATGCAAAAGGCGAAAGTCAAGGTTCGCGCCATGGCAAAGGACGTCGAACTCGGTTCACAAAGTGCAAGCAATGTGGCCGTGTATGTAGAAAACGTGGGCTCTACTCCAGTGGATAGCTTCGAAGTGCGCTACTATTTTAGGGATACCGCCGAAACAATCGCGGATATCCACTGGAACGAGTTTGCGGCAAGCAAAAACGCAAACGCGGGCGGCGATTTAAACTATATATCGTTCGTGTACAATGTTATCTTAAACCCAGGCGAAAAATCCGATTACGGAAACGGGGTGCAGTTCGCCCTGCATCACCCGGGCTGGACAAATGACTTTGACGCACACGACGACCCGTCCCATCACAACCTGAAAAGTAACGCAATGGCAGAAGCGGACTCCATCCTGATTCTGGATAAACTAGGAAACCTGCTTTGGGGAGGCGCCCCAGAGCCTTGCTTCAGCACCGGCTACGTAACCCATGAAACCTATGAAGAACTTGTCCACCGAGAAGGTGACGTCGTCTGTGTGAACATCGAAAAGAGCGACTACTACATTCTTGAAACGGTAAACGCCATCGGCATTCCACAAAAGACCCTGTACAAGGGAACTTGGGATGCCGGGGAACACTCGGTGACAGTCAACATGCACAGTATTCAGCCCTCCAGCTTTATAGTGCTGCGCAAGGGCTCGGAAATTCTCTCATGGAAACTTCTAAACTAA
- a CDS encoding FISUMP domain-containing protein, whose product MKSFKFLTILSAAFIDSVFTSCSDNSSSAEGDSFDASVVCPADGLNAYGEPNRGTFTDARDGQVYKYTTIGNQVWMAENLKFDAPYSVCYEKIEGFCDTFGKYYSLHENGEILGSFDQQLLDTICPAGWHVPSVDEWTVLKQTLGEGEKTALRLISSMKIDELYAGDTTYLNERLGYSVGSFFTPGTDDCSFNSILAGSLNSYGDIDAGFVTSRYWTSSARDFSSSYGFSFNKSGFYLPMNLDKMSIRCIKN is encoded by the coding sequence ATGAAATCCTTCAAATTTTTAACAATTCTTTCAGCGGCATTCATTGACTCTGTATTCACATCCTGCTCGGATAACAGTTCCTCCGCCGAGGGCGATTCCTTTGACGCTTCCGTCGTCTGCCCGGCCGATGGCCTGAATGCTTACGGCGAACCCAACCGTGGCACTTTTACAGATGCTCGCGATGGGCAAGTGTATAAATACACCACGATTGGAAATCAAGTCTGGATGGCGGAAAACTTGAAATTCGATGCGCCGTATAGCGTGTGCTATGAAAAGATTGAAGGATTCTGTGATACATTTGGCAAGTATTATTCGCTTCATGAAAATGGTGAAATTTTAGGATCCTTTGACCAGCAGCTTCTAGATACAATTTGTCCTGCGGGTTGGCATGTTCCTTCTGTCGATGAATGGACTGTGTTGAAGCAAACTCTCGGTGAAGGGGAAAAAACTGCTCTTAGATTGATATCTTCAATGAAAATAGATGAATTGTATGCTGGGGATACCACTTATCTTAATGAACGTTTAGGGTATTCAGTTGGAAGTTTTTTCACTCCCGGCACAGATGATTGCTCTTTTAACTCAATATTAGCAGGATCCCTTAATTCATATGGCGATATTGATGCTGGATTTGTAACGTCAAGATATTGGACTTCCTCGGCAAGAGATTTTTCGTCTTCTTATGGATTTTCTTTCAATAAATCGGGATTTTATTTACCTATGAATTTGGATAAAATGAGTATCCGTTGCATAAAGAATTAA
- a CDS encoding class I SAM-dependent methyltransferase: MFLPFDDAEFIRFVNEAVQKKTEVLKLAEMLSKSPWANLRGSILDYIALVPKYRKKFETDAILACDKLALEQSTAADIGRYKAELFEKATSVDDLCCGMGGDSFFLPKNLSVRGIDLSEERVQMYRFNTRALGSPREALCEDIRELKSRGEFFTIDPARRQKDGDNQRNFSELTPTLSEVIQIARDYKGGMAKLPPGYPANEFPTDCEIIYLGAKNDCRECLILFGELTKNPGKTRAVYIENSVPKSWVGTSSKELTIGPLSQFLAEPVSVLVRSHLFAEIAQKENADAHLISNGIAYVTSNSPFDASAFHNYRVLGSVPLSTGKVKKLLKEFDIGKITLKKRGVEIVPEAEIKRLSPKGKNEAILFYTRIAGEKSAILTMKY; encoded by the coding sequence ATGTTTCTCCCGTTTGACGATGCGGAATTTATTCGCTTTGTAAACGAAGCGGTTCAAAAGAAAACCGAAGTGTTAAAACTCGCCGAAATGCTTTCCAAAAGTCCGTGGGCAAATTTGCGCGGATCCATTTTGGATTACATTGCACTCGTTCCGAAATACCGAAAAAAATTTGAAACCGATGCAATTCTCGCCTGCGATAAACTCGCATTAGAACAATCGACGGCTGCCGATATCGGACGCTACAAAGCAGAACTTTTTGAAAAAGCAACGAGTGTAGACGATCTTTGCTGCGGTATGGGCGGAGATAGTTTTTTCTTACCGAAGAATCTTTCTGTCCGCGGAATTGATTTGTCCGAAGAACGCGTTCAAATGTATCGTTTCAACACTCGCGCACTCGGAAGCCCGCGCGAAGCGCTCTGCGAAGATATTCGTGAGTTAAAATCCCGCGGAGAATTTTTCACCATCGATCCCGCTCGTAGGCAAAAAGACGGCGATAATCAGCGCAACTTTTCGGAGTTAACGCCGACATTATCCGAAGTCATTCAAATCGCCCGCGATTACAAAGGCGGCATGGCAAAGCTTCCGCCCGGTTACCCCGCCAACGAATTTCCCACAGACTGCGAAATTATTTACCTCGGTGCAAAAAATGATTGTCGCGAATGTTTGATTCTCTTCGGCGAACTCACAAAAAATCCGGGGAAAACTCGAGCCGTTTACATCGAAAATAGCGTCCCCAAAAGTTGGGTCGGAACTTCCTCTAAAGAACTTACGATCGGACCGCTTTCGCAATTTCTTGCCGAACCCGTTTCCGTTCTCGTCCGGAGTCATCTCTTCGCGGAAATCGCCCAAAAAGAAAACGCAGATGCACATCTCATTTCAAACGGCATCGCATACGTCACAAGTAATTCCCCTTTCGACGCAAGCGCCTTTCACAATTACCGCGTTCTAGGAAGCGTTCCGCTTTCTACCGGCAAAGTCAAAAAACTGCTCAAAGAATTTGATATCGGAAAAATCACACTCAAAAAACGCGGTGTAGAAATCGTCCCCGAAGCCGAAATCAAACGCCTCTCCCCCAAAGGCAAAAACGAAGCGATTTTATTTTACACTCGAATTGCTGGCGAAAAATCTGCGATTCTAACTATGAAATATTAA
- a CDS encoding TrmH family RNA methyltransferase: MWKKQPFNANRETQNDEPSFSEKPRESFGYGRSPRFGKDRGFRQSRDTRPAFRDDRDNEFEARPRPSQVNIAMGDEESAPQTAVGGIREVAELLNNSPMKVHRVLFRHNSGNPKLYALQKIAKKNRIHVQQVEARILDSYAVPNQGVVALCNEKELLQWDDVKEEFYTAKEKNLPKLVVIATNIEDPRNLGACIRSSLGLGADIFLMPSKGMCGLTPTVTRASTGAVDKLRICRPNNLEQTIGELKQAGYQILGLDADTNVSLVDYAFGSQIVLAVGGEDVGLPPFIRKQCTDVLRIPMNAEAQSYNASVALSLGLYEIARKKL; encoded by the coding sequence ATGTGGAAAAAGCAACCGTTTAATGCAAACCGCGAAACGCAAAATGACGAACCGTCATTTTCTGAAAAGCCGCGGGAATCTTTTGGCTACGGTCGCTCTCCTCGTTTCGGTAAAGACCGCGGATTCCGTCAAAGCCGCGATACAAGACCCGCTTTCCGCGATGACCGTGACAACGAATTTGAAGCGCGTCCACGTCCGTCGCAAGTTAACATCGCGATGGGCGACGAAGAAAGCGCCCCGCAGACAGCTGTCGGCGGCATCCGCGAAGTCGCAGAACTTTTGAACAATTCGCCGATGAAAGTGCACCGCGTTCTTTTCCGTCACAATTCGGGAAATCCAAAACTGTATGCGCTGCAAAAAATCGCCAAGAAAAATCGCATTCACGTGCAACAAGTTGAAGCGCGAATTTTGGATTCTTACGCCGTGCCGAATCAAGGCGTCGTCGCTCTTTGCAACGAAAAAGAATTGCTGCAATGGGACGATGTCAAAGAAGAATTTTACACGGCAAAAGAAAAGAATTTGCCAAAGCTCGTCGTCATCGCAACAAACATTGAAGACCCGAGAAATCTCGGCGCATGCATTCGTTCTTCACTCGGACTCGGTGCCGATATTTTTCTTATGCCGTCGAAAGGAATGTGCGGGCTTACGCCAACGGTCACGCGGGCTTCTACCGGAGCCGTTGACAAACTCCGCATTTGCCGTCCGAATAATTTAGAGCAGACCATCGGCGAACTCAAACAAGCCGGCTATCAAATTTTAGGGCTCGATGCCGACACAAATGTTTCTCTCGTGGACTATGCGTTCGGAAGTCAAATCGTCCTCGCCGTCGGCGGAGAAGATGTCGGCCTTCCGCCGTTTATTCGGAAGCAATGCACCGACGTTCTCCGCATTCCGATGAACGCAGAAGCGCAGTCTTACAACGCATCTGTCGCCCTTTCCCTCGGCCTTTACGAAATCGCGCGGAAAAAACTTTAA
- a CDS encoding 5-formyltetrahydrofolate cyclo-ligase, translating to MNAEIGFAEYAFLFLLALLLFSPENLGKAFAKFKHYKGKLFKMKFDLEDAILEENSPEKMREKESAWIVQAVKNFPPYQSAKKVAAFYPLQNEPDILPLLEELASEGRLLLPRTFADGEMEFVEIHNLKTELLEGRFHVYEPAKNLAAYSGKIPFALVPGVQFSWDGGRHGHGKGYYDRFLARHPETLKCGIAFSAQVSTNPIPLMPHDIPMNYIVAVKNDPEKETPHVEKATV from the coding sequence ATGAACGCCGAAATTGGATTTGCCGAATATGCGTTTCTTTTTTTGCTTGCGCTTCTCCTTTTTTCTCCCGAAAATTTGGGGAAAGCCTTCGCCAAATTCAAGCATTACAAAGGAAAATTATTCAAGATGAAATTCGATTTGGAAGATGCGATTTTAGAAGAAAATTCTCCCGAAAAAATGCGCGAAAAAGAAAGCGCTTGGATTGTGCAAGCGGTGAAAAATTTTCCGCCTTATCAATCCGCGAAAAAAGTTGCCGCCTTTTATCCGCTCCAAAATGAGCCCGATATTTTACCGCTTTTAGAAGAGCTCGCAAGCGAAGGACGCTTACTTCTTCCGCGGACATTTGCCGATGGCGAAATGGAATTTGTCGAAATTCACAATCTAAAAACAGAACTTTTGGAAGGTCGTTTTCACGTGTACGAGCCCGCAAAAAATCTCGCCGCTTACTCGGGAAAAATTCCTTTTGCTCTCGTTCCCGGTGTTCAATTTTCTTGGGACGGTGGACGTCACGGACACGGCAAAGGTTACTACGACCGATTTCTTGCGCGTCATCCCGAGACATTAAAATGCGGAATCGCTTTCAGCGCTCAAGTGTCTACAAATCCGATTCCTTTAATGCCACACGACATTCCAATGAACTATATTGTAGCCGTCAAAAACGATCCGGAAAAGGAGACTCCTCATGTGGAAAAAGCAACCGTTTAA
- the tatC gene encoding twin-arginine translocase subunit TatC — protein MKKIEKSEMTISEHLQELRTRLFICTISFAIVAVFAFYAFDFFWPFILLPLKNSSAVNLVNLSPAEGISVSLLVASLIAILLTSPIFLYHLYAFCAPAVQNNRRIFLFAFFAACILFFAGGAFAYFFAIPLLFHFLANYSESITQLWSQTSYVSFLFRFEILFAILFQLPVAAAFFAQTGIADRRFLLRHFRLILFLIAFLSAFFTPPDLLSLFWMAIPLSLLYLLSLLTYHLAWRKR, from the coding sequence ATGAAAAAAATTGAAAAAAGCGAGATGACGATTTCTGAACATCTTCAGGAACTTCGCACTCGCCTTTTCATTTGCACGATTTCTTTTGCGATTGTCGCCGTTTTTGCTTTTTATGCATTTGATTTTTTTTGGCCATTTATTTTACTGCCATTAAAAAATTCTTCGGCTGTTAATCTCGTCAATCTTTCTCCCGCCGAAGGAATTTCGGTGAGTCTTCTCGTCGCGAGTTTAATCGCAATTCTTTTGACTTCGCCGATTTTTCTTTATCATCTTTATGCGTTCTGTGCGCCCGCAGTTCAAAATAATCGGCGCATTTTTCTTTTCGCATTTTTCGCCGCATGCATTCTTTTTTTTGCGGGCGGAGCGTTCGCCTATTTTTTTGCCATTCCTCTTCTCTTTCATTTCCTCGCAAATTATTCGGAATCGATTACGCAACTTTGGTCGCAGACTTCTTACGTTTCTTTCCTTTTCCGTTTTGAAATTCTCTTCGCCATTCTTTTTCAACTGCCTGTCGCCGCAGCGTTTTTTGCGCAAACCGGAATCGCGGATCGCCGTTTTCTTCTGCGGCATTTTCGATTGATTTTATTTCTCATCGCATTTCTTTCGGCTTTCTTTACGCCGCCGGATTTGCTCTCGCTTTTTTGGATGGCAATTCCCCTTTCCCTTTTATATTTATTGAGCCTTCTCACCTATCATCTCGCCTGGAGAAAACGATGA
- a CDS encoding twin-arginine translocase TatA/TatE family subunit, which produces MRIGIPEILLLILLAVILLGARRIPELGAALGKALREFRKAEKGEKTSFDSEKAENSANKNAENLSDSSAKNSDEKN; this is translated from the coding sequence ATGAGAATTGGCATTCCCGAAATTTTATTGCTTATTTTACTCGCCGTCATTCTTCTCGGAGCACGTCGCATTCCCGAACTCGGAGCGGCACTCGGCAAAGCTCTCCGCGAATTTCGCAAAGCGGAAAAAGGCGAAAAGACTTCTTTCGATTCCGAAAAAGCGGAAAACTCGGCAAACAAAAATGCAGAAAATTTAAGCGATTCTTCTGCGAAAAATTCCGATGAAAAAAATTGA
- a CDS encoding ribonuclease D, with translation MVNDPYILVEDEETLSALLEDLSHYEMAAVDTEADSMYHYNVRLCLVQITIGEHHYIVDPFAPIDIRPIFQTKAMNTLIFHGADYDLRMLWHTFRFSPKHIFDTMIAAKFLGEEGLGYASLVKKYFGVELPKDNQKSDWTTRPLPPDMCEYAIHDTFFLHELCARLGEQLQAQGKFQWMIESCNDLILRATQVKEEVDPWRVSGSFRLPPKALNILKQVWLWRENEAEKLDRPPYKVFGTELMLAIVRSASYSFPKLCENSLPKLPRNFTGERRSDFLQMLQNAMQIPESEWPEMQHKAPPPLTSPDGELIDTLKIWRNERAAELNLDESMLANRAQLIALASPIGSTWDDRYEAAHFLHWQRSIWNGILHTKLTATEEIL, from the coding sequence ATGGTAAACGATCCGTATATTCTCGTAGAAGACGAAGAAACCTTGAGCGCTCTGCTGGAGGATCTTTCGCACTATGAAATGGCAGCGGTCGATACCGAAGCCGATTCGATGTATCATTACAATGTGCGTCTCTGCTTAGTTCAGATTACAATCGGCGAACACCATTACATTGTCGATCCATTTGCACCGATTGATATTCGCCCGATTTTTCAAACGAAGGCGATGAACACTTTAATTTTCCACGGTGCGGATTACGATTTGCGCATGCTTTGGCACACATTTCGATTTTCGCCGAAGCACATTTTCGATACGATGATCGCCGCAAAATTTCTCGGCGAAGAAGGTCTCGGTTACGCAAGTCTTGTCAAAAAATATTTCGGCGTAGAGCTTCCCAAAGACAATCAAAAATCCGATTGGACAACACGGCCGCTTCCGCCGGACATGTGCGAATACGCCATTCACGATACATTCTTTTTGCACGAACTGTGCGCGCGTCTCGGCGAGCAACTGCAAGCGCAAGGAAAATTTCAATGGATGATTGAATCGTGCAACGATTTAATTCTCCGCGCAACACAAGTCAAAGAAGAAGTGGATCCATGGCGCGTTTCGGGTTCGTTCCGTCTTCCGCCGAAAGCGTTGAATATTCTCAAACAAGTTTGGCTGTGGCGCGAAAATGAAGCGGAAAAATTAGATCGTCCGCCGTATAAAGTTTTTGGTACCGAGTTAATGCTTGCCATCGTCCGTTCGGCGAGTTATTCTTTCCCAAAACTCTGCGAAAATTCGCTCCCGAAATTACCGCGGAATTTTACGGGCGAACGCCGCAGCGACTTTTTGCAAATGCTTCAAAATGCGATGCAAATCCCCGAATCGGAATGGCCCGAAATGCAGCACAAAGCACCGCCTCCGCTCACAAGTCCCGATGGCGAACTCATCGACACATTAAAAATTTGGCGCAACGAACGCGCAGCCGAATTGAATCTCGACGAATCGATGCTCGCAAATCGCGCCCAGCTCATCGCACTCGCTTCTCCGATAGGCTCCACTTGGGATGACCGCTACGAAGCCGCTCACTTTTTACATTGGCAACGTTCGATTTGGAACGGCATTCTTCATACCAAATTAACCGCTACCGAGGAAATTTTATGA